The window AGAATAAATTGAAGAAGTAATTATACCCAAGTTATCTCAAGATGCTCGTTTCAGCGAGAATTTGTTGGGCTCTAGGCAAGGCGCTTATTTATAGACCTAGTCGTTCTACGTTGAAAATAAGTAACACCGCATAGAGCCCAACAAAACTCGCCCTTCGGGAGTGAATCCTGCATCTTGAGGTAGCTTGGGTATATGCAGTTCATTCAGGGGATTGTAAAATGATGGCGCCTAATCTATCAGGAGTTTCACCGTGGAAGAATTGTGTTTTGATAACCAGCGCATCTGGTTTGATCCGAACTTATTACAAGAAGACCCAAAAGCATGCTTTGATGCGTCTTTTTGGCAGCAGCAAGGAAAAGTGATTGGTTCGGCGCAAGGGCGTGGTACAACGTGGTTTGTTCAAGGTGAGACGTTACCGATGGCATTACGACATTATCGTCGTGGTGGGTTGTTCGGTAAATTGATCGAAGATGCCTATGTGTTCACGGGATGGGAAAAAACCCGCTGTGCTGAAGAGGTGGCGTTACTGTCGACACTTGCCGTTGGGGGGGTGAATGTACCTCGCCCGGTAGCTGCACGAGCAACACGTCATGGTCTGGTATACCGTGCGGATTTATTGGTCGAAAAGATTGATAGTGCTAAGGATTTAGTGGATTTGCTGCAACAAGCAATGCTACCTGATCATGTGTGGTACGCCATTGGACGCACGGTTCGTAAGATGCATGATTTACAGGTGTGCCATACCGATCTTAACGCGCACAATATTTTAGTGGATAGTCGTGAATTGGTGTGGCTGATTGACTTTGATAAATGCTATACGCAAGAGGGCGAAGCGTGGAAGGCGAAAAATTTGTCACGCTTACATCGCTCTTTCGTTAAAGAGCAAGGCAAGCGTAACATTCATTTTTCTGCCACAAGCTGGCAAGTATTGTGTCAAGGCTATGAGCTGCCTGATAACTGATCCACGATAGCTGACACTGTTTTATTTACAGCGCCTTGGTTTTGTTTGACCACGGTCAAGGCTGCTTTCCCCATTGCCGCTTTCTGCTCGGGATGATCGAATAACTGAATAAGCTGTTGCGCTAGCATTTGACTATCTTCACATACCCATACCGCTTCCGCTTGGCGAAGTTGCTCCGTTATGTCAGTGAAATTGTAGTAACTTGGCCCCGTAATGGCGGGTTTACTTAACGCCGCTGGCTCCAATAAATTGTGGCCCCCTACAGCGTTGCCGATCAAGCTTCCGCCCATAAATGTAATGTCGGCTGCCCCCAACATAACTAGCATCTCTCCCATCGTATCAGCCAAATACACCTGTGTGCTTGCGATGATAGGTTGAGTTTGTGTACGGCGAACACACTCAAAGCCAGCTTGGATACACAGCTGTTCCACGTCGTTAAAACGTTCGGGATGGCGAGGTACCAAGATCAGTAGGCTATCTGGTTTGGTATTGAGTACTGATTGAAAAGCCGCTAAAACGTGTTCATCTTCCCCTTTGTGGGTGCTGGCAGCAACCCACACTGGTCGCTGCATACCAATCGTTTCTCGTAAAGTATTAGCTTGTTGCACGATGGTATCAGCGATCTCAATGTCGTACTTTATCGAACCAGTCACAGAGATGCGCTTGGCTGGTAGCCCTAATTGTTTGAAGCGTTCTGCATCATCGGAGTGAAGGCATAATACATGATCGAGGTGCTTAGCCAGTAAATTAAACACAGATTGGAATTGTTGGTAGCGTGCAGCGGAGCGGGCTGATAAGCGGGCGTTCATTACCATTATTGGTATCTTGTTCTTATGTACTGTCGCGAGGGTGTTGGGCCACAGCTCAGTTTCCATGATTAACAGGGCTGAGGGTTGAATGTTTTTTAGAAAGCCTCGTACACACCATGCGAAATCTAACGGCATGTAGCGGTGCTCTACCAAGCCCCCCAGTTTTGATACTTGTTCCGCACCTGTGCTGGTGGTCGTGGTAATTACAATTGGTGTGTTTGGGTATTGCAGTTTAAGTGCTTTTATCACTGGAATAGCAGCAATAGATTCACCTACAGAGACCGCATGTATCCAAATTGGTGATTGATCCGCTTTGGCTGTTAATGGCGGGGTAAAGCCAAAATGTTCTTTCCAGCGTGAGCCAAACGAAGGCTTTCCTTCTTTTTTTTTGTACAAACCAAAAAGGAGAAATGGCGAAGCCAAGACGAGCAATAGGTTGTAGAGTGTTCTAATTATCATCTAATCTAAACTTGAGTTAAGTGTGGGTTGCAACTTTGATGAATAGACATCGCAGACTACTTGTATATTAAGTTAGAATAGCGCGGTTAACTAGTGTAATGGAGAAGCTTCGTGAACCAACAGAAAAAGCGCTACCTGATGTATATTGCGCAAAATTATTCCTACGCAATTCTGCGACCATTACAAGCGCTTATTCGCTCAAAAGGTGGGGACGTCTGTTGGTTTTTGGAAGGTGAAGAAGTAAGCGGAAAATTTCTTGCTAAGGATGAAAATCACTTAGCAAACATTGCTGATGTGATTGCTTGGCAACCTGATGTTGTTTTTGTTCCTGGCAATGTGGTTCCTAATTTCATCCCAGGGTTAAAAGTTGCGGTATTTCATGGGTTTAATTCTGGAAAGTTAAACCGTAAGGGACGAGAAGACCATTTTGAAATTCGAGGGTGCTTTGATTTGTTCTGCACACAAGGACCGGATACGACTGAACGATTTGAACATTTAGCACAACAGTACAAATTTTTTAATGTGAAGCAGACTGGATGGCCAATGCTTGACCCGCTGTTTCATCCGCAGATTGAAAACCCATACATTAATGAAAAAGATGATAGAGCGACAGTCTTGATGTGCTCTACATTTTCAAGAAATTTAACGTGTGCACCGCATTTATTTGAACATATTAAGACGTTGTCTCAAACAGGCCGATGGCGATGGCTGGTACAATTTCATCCTAAAATGGATCCACAAATTGTGGAAATGTACAAAGGCTTAGAAAGCGAGAACCTGACTTTCATTGAGACAGATAACGTTATTCCTGTATTACAAGCTGCTGACGTGATGTTATGTGATACATCATCTGTACTTTTGATGCATTTGCTACAAAGAAAGCCCGTTGTTACATTTAAAAATCAGTCACCAAAACCACATCTTATTAATATTACAGATGCTGGTGATGTTGAATCGGCATTAGAAATCGCACTGTCTCGCCCTGAGTCGTTAATGGCAGAGATTGAGGCGTATTGCCAATTGATCCATCCCTATACTGATGGTTGTTCAAGTTTACGGGTTTTTGATGCGGCAAATGAAATGGTATCAATCGGTTATCAAGGTTTAAAGCCGAAACCATATAATTGGTTACGACAATATAAAATGCGTAAGAAATTGGGCTACTGGAAGTTTTAGTGCCTAAGATGCCAGTAGTTATGACCGCTGGTTGACGACTTAAATTGAGGAATAAAAGGTTACTGTATGAGAAGGCATTCACTGTCTGCGATTGTGATCACTAAGAATGAAGCTGACCGAATTGAAGGCTGTCTGCGCTCCATAGCCGAGATTGCCGATGAAATTATTGTGCTCGATAGTGGCTCCACTGATGAAACGGTAGAAATCTGCCAACGCTATACCGATGATGTAACAATAACTGATTGGCCAGGATTTGGTAAGCAAAAACAACGAGCTTTGGATAAGGCCCGCTGTGATTGGGTGCTGTCGATCGATGCTGATGAGGCGCTTGATAGTGATATGCAACAAGCTCTAGTTACTATGTTGGATCAAGAGGATATTGAGCATACAGCCTACCGTTTGCCCTGGGGAGTTACGTTATATGGTAAAACCCTTAAATATGGTCGCAGTGCCCGCTCGGTATTGCGCTTGTTTAAACGCGAAGGAGCGAAATTTACTCTTGATGAAGTGCATGAGACTGTTGTTCCCGTAAGCGGGAGTAAGGGGGAACTTAAAGGGCTGCTCCTCCATTACACTCATCGTGACTACGGTCATGGTTTAGACAAAGCTGCTCAGTATGCTTGGCTTGGTTCTCAGAAGTATCACCGTAAAGGCAAAAAATCTCATGGGCTTGTATTGGCTCTACTTCGTGCTATTTGGACCTTTTTTCTAATTTATGTGATTCGTCGAGGCTTCTTAGATGGCAGTGTCGGCTTTATTGTGGCGATGACCTATGCCCAAGTGAATTTTAATAAATATGTCGGGTTATGGTTGTTGGAAAACAAAAGATAAAGCTGTAACTTTATATCGGAATTAATATGAAAATTGAATACTGCCGTTCTAAGAGCCTAAATTTTGGTGATGATTTAAATTTATGGCTTTGGCCTAAGTTGATGGGAGATATTTTTGATGACGAAGATGATAATGTTTACTTTGTTGGAATCGGTACGATTTTAACAAAAAAAAGAATTGAACAGCAACTGAAACACGCAAAGAAAATTATTATTTTCTCATCTGGTGCGTGGGGGGATAGTATTCCTGAGTTAGATGAGCGCTGTTGTGTCTATGGTGTTCGTGGGCCTAGGACAGCGAAAAAGCTTGGTTTAGATGATGACCTTATTGTAGGTGATGGCGCTTATTTGTTACGAGAAGTTGAATTACCCGCGGTAGCCAAGAAATATGAGGTTGGGTTTATTCCTCATCACCGAAGTGAAGACTATGTTGATTGGCAAGAAATATGTAAGGCTGCCCATGTTAAATTTATATCTGCAAAACAACCTGTTGATACTTTTTTAGATGAGCTGAGAAGTTGTAATAAAATAGTCACAGAAGCAATGCATGGCGCTATTGTTGCCGATGCGATGCGTGTGCCTTGGGTTGCTGCAAAGTTTTCACCTTTATTTAATGAGGAAAAATGGTATGACTTTGCAGAGTCCATGAAAATTGAACTTAATATACATTCATTACCATTTTATACTCAACATAAAATGAGAGTAGGAAAACTGATTGAAAATGGTATTAAAATAGTACTTAGTGGTCTTTTAAAAAATGAAAAGTGGCAAAGTTTACTTTTTTTAAATAAGAATGCATCTGAACATGAGTTAGCGATATTAAGTGATAATGTTAGCTTTATTGCAAAGAATGTTGAAGGAATCTTAAGTTTAGATGAAATCGTAAGTACTACATCATTAAAGCAATTGAATGTAATAAAAAAAATCATTGATGATAATAAATAACAGTTTGGTTTAATAAAGGTATGAGGCGATGAGTAAGAATATTCTTTTTGTAGTACACGACCTTAAGGGTGGCGGTATTCAAAAAATAACAGTAGATACGGCTAGATACCATGCGAGTATAGGAAATAAAGTTAAAATATTAACTTTTAAAAAAGGACAGGACTTTACGTTTGATTTTGAGTGCGAGTTAGAGGTATTACCTTTAATTTCAATTTATTTAATGATGCCTTGGATGGTAATATATAAAATATTATATAAGTTGGTGTTAAGGTATCTATTTCCGCGTAGTGAGTTTATTTGGGCAGGGAAGCTCTATGCTATAGCTTTTAAACGTTTTCTTAAAAAAGAAAACAATACTTATGATGCTATATTTGTCAATGGTGCTCGTTCAATGCATAGGTTGCATTCATGCAAACAAGAAAACATTGTCTTCAGCTTGCATTTGCCTTATGTATTATCGAAAGTAGAAAGAAGTTTTTATACGGATTTTTTGTTTAAAACATTATTTAGTGACAAGAAAATATTTGCAGTTTCAGACTTTATTAAGAAGCCTATAGAGTTGAGAGCTAAAGAATTACATGTTTCTAACTTAAAGTTGGAGACGATTTATAACCCTTGCGATAAGAATAGTTTACAAAAACTTGCTCAAAAAGACCTTGATTTTAAACCTGAGTTTATTGTAGCTGTTGGGAGACTTTGCAGTCAGAAAAGATTCGATATATTAATTAAAGCTTATGATAAATCAAGAATCGATTGTGATTTGGTTATTGTCGGCGGTGGATCTGACTCGCATAAAAATATGCTGGAAAAATTAATTAAAGATCTGAACTTAGAGGGTAAGGTGCATCTTGTTGGTTTTGATAAAAATCCTTTTAAGTGGATGAAAAGGTCAAGATTTTTTATTTTGAGTTCTGATATTGAAGGCTTTGTTCTTGTTGTAAATGAAGCTTTAGCTTGTGGGGCTCCTGTGATTGCGACAGATTGTGGCCCTGTTACTGAAATATTGACTGGAAAGTTAAGCGAAGGGATTGTACCTAAAGGAGATATTGGTGCACTGGCAGAAAAAATAAAAGAGTTTAACGTTTCTCCTATATACCCAACGGCTGGCGTGGTAAGTAAGCTTTCTTTTAAAGACATTATAAATAAACAGCTTTCACTTATATGAATATTAGAGTGATGTTTTTCACATCACTCTTTTTATTAATTCAATAGCTTTTTAAAAAAAACAATATGTTCACTAACTGTATTTGTCGCATTAAATTTGTTATCTAATCGCTTTTGTGCTTCGAGGCTAAATTTATATATTTTATCTTTATCGTTGATCAGTTTATTCATCGCTTCGGCAAAGGCTGCTGCATTCCCCGTTGGAACGACGTAACCGGAGACGCTGTCATCGACCAGTTCAGGGGAACCCCCTGTTGTAGTAACCACTGATGTTGTGCCATTTGCCATAGCTTCAATGATTGTGCGAGGAAGCCCTTCACCACTAATTGACGGTTGTACCTGAAAATCGGCCATGGCCATGATTGATGGCACGTCTTGGCGGTGACCGACAACATGAATACGCGAAGACATCGGGCTTTGTTTTATTTGATCTAAGTGTGGTTCAAAACCACTACCAACTAATAGCAAATGAAAATTCGGGTTATTAATGTGATGGGTGGCTTCGATCAGAACGGATATGCCTTTGCTTGGACGAACATGAGCGGCACATACTGCAACAATAGTATCTTCACTTAAACCGAAGTCTTCACGTTTAGTCGGTTCGACTTTGTACCAATCAAGTTGGTGACCCTTGTATATCGTGGTTACGTTTTCCTTATGCTGCCACACACGTTTGCGGACATCATCACGCACAGCATTGGATACACAGACGATACCACTGACTTTTGGGTGAAGGTGGGTTAAGTAGGCGCTTGGATCATGACGGTATAACCCTCCTGTTGTGCCACGGTAGGTGACCATTTTTGCTCTTGTACCTATACAGGCAAAAGCTGCATTTGGGATGGTTTTTGAGTTGAAGCCATAGCAAATATCATAATCCCCGTCTTTCAGTTCGTGGTGGATTGTTTTGATCGTTTTAAGGCAAATTTTCTTTGTTGGATAGCAGTCAATGACTTTTACCCCATGATCTCGAAAACGAGTGACATAATCGGCGTCACCTTGGGTCACGACGGTAACTTGATGACCTTGCTTGACCATTTCAATGAACATCTCTGCCTCAGGACGAACACTGTTCCACGCATGTTTGTAAGAGCTGGCAATTAGAATTTTCATTTTTATTTTCTTTTTTTTGTTAGATTGAAAATAGCGTTATGGATAGTTCTTTTTATTGCTTCACTTAGGTTGAAACCTTCACGGCGAATCTTAGTATAAAGATGCCGTTTAGCTCTTTTCTCATATTCTACATATCCAATGTTTGACTCATAGCTATCATCATGACTTAGGCAAGGTGGTATCGTGCCATAACTATCAATTTTTGTTATCCAAAAGCGATCCATAAAAATATCAACGGGCAGAAACCAATGCTGGGAGTGTTCTAGGAGTTTTTTCGCTCCAGAAGGGGTGAGAAAGTACCCAATTGTCCCCATATGCCCTTTTGAGAATCGATGGATTTCAAGTTTATCAATTTCAGTGGCTTTTTTGGACGAAAAACGTTTTCGCTGATGTTTATGTAGGCGAATAAATTTAAATTGAGAGTTTAATGATGTCGCCGAGGTGCAAAAAGCTTTAAATTCAATTGGCGAAATAATCGCATCATCTTCAAGTACAATGATAGGTTCACCTTTTTCAGCGCACTTCTCCCAAAGAAGGTAATGGCTGGCATAGCAACCTAATTGCCCTTTATTTAAGGATCTTCCTCGGTATAACTGGCTACATTGGTCATCATATTTTTTAAACAAAGGATGTGCTTCTTTTCTGCCATCAATAGCAGGAAAGAAAGTAAAAGGTACGTTTATTGCGTTTAATTGGTTTGCAATATTCTCTTTTCGTTCGGGCGATGAGAGAAGGTTGATTATATAGATGTCGTACATTAGCAATTGTTCTTCTTTGAAGTTTTATGGTGATTTGCTAAGCCACAAACCAATAATAAATATGTAAGCAGTGTCTGACCATGATTCAATGGTACATCGGTTAACGCAGCGATAGCAAAGAGGCTGCTAATACCTATAAGTTGGTGTTTTCTTTCTATTACTAATGTTTTTGATTGTATTATTGGAACAATAAGTAATACTAAAAACAATAATAAACCGAACATACCACTTTTAATCAGCTTGTCTAAATATTGATTATGGTAGTGTGCGGGCTGGAAGTTGAATAGTTTTTTCGAAACAAAGTCTTGATTGTAAAGTTTGTCAAATCGTAATGCATGCTTATCCCCTAAACCTAAGATGTAATTATCTTTAAGCATATCAGGTGCCAGTTTCCACATTTGAAAACGTAAACCGATAGAGGTGCCTAAGTTACCCGATGCAATTGATTTTATTTCTGTTTGTGTTTGTTCAATACGTTGTTCTAGTTGTGGTTTAGCAATGAAACCGATACATAGAAACGCGGCAAGCCCAATAGTGGCATACTTCCAGTTGATGCCTTTATTTTTGACTTTGAGCAAAAGAATGATGGCCGCGGTGATGGTAAAACCCAGCCAAATCCCCCGTGTTTCTGTGAGTATGATGGCTGTGAGGCTCAACGTGAGTGCTAAGGCTGCTTGTAATTTCACGCTTAATGATGCCGTTCTTGATAACTGCGCAATAGCTACGATCCCGAATGTGGCACACATGGTTGCGAAAGGGATTGCATTGATTGGCCATCTACTACGACCTATATTAAGATATAAATTATAGTAACACGCATATGCTAAGCAGAGAGATGATGCTAAGAGTGTTAACCCTAATAAGATTCTTTGAGTTAGCAGCTCTCTCGGAAAACAAATTAAAAATAAGGATGCACCAATCAAGGCACGAATTTCTCGTGAGCTACCGCCATGATAAAAATAAGCAAATAATGCATAGCCAGTAATTGCCAATAGTACCCATAAGGTTTTGTCCTTTTTAAGGTTTTCTTTTATCGGAGCCAATCCGCGATGGAACAGGGTGGCAGCAATGGCTATGACCATCATGACGATCATGGTTTTGTCGCTATTACGTAGCACTAATAATCCGGTCGAAAGCCAGATATAGGGCAATAACATCAGTAGTTTAAAAATATTCTCTTTATTCATAATTAGTTATTGATCTGATATGGGTTTTTCCCGCCCTCAGGGCGAGTTTTTAATAAACGTAAAATCCACATATATTGATCTGGACGTTCCGTAACGTATTGTTCAATACATTGATTCATCATACGAGCATCGCCCTCTTCACTACCTGTAGGGAATGGTAGTGCAGGGTAAAAATCGAGTTCGTATTTCCCTGTCTCACTGTTGTACATAGAAAACAGAGGGACAATCTTGGCACGGCTCAGTTTTGACAAACGTCCTAAGCCAGCCATTGTGGCTTTAGTCGTGCCAAAGAAATCAACAAATACA is drawn from Photobacterium profundum SS9 and contains these coding sequences:
- a CDS encoding CDP-glycerol--glycerophosphate glycerophosphotransferase — its product is MYIAQNYSYAILRPLQALIRSKGGDVCWFLEGEEVSGKFLAKDENHLANIADVIAWQPDVVFVPGNVVPNFIPGLKVAVFHGFNSGKLNRKGREDHFEIRGCFDLFCTQGPDTTERFEHLAQQYKFFNVKQTGWPMLDPLFHPQIENPYINEKDDRATVLMCSTFSRNLTCAPHLFEHIKTLSQTGRWRWLVQFHPKMDPQIVEMYKGLESENLTFIETDNVIPVLQAADVMLCDTSSVLLMHLLQRKPVVTFKNQSPKPHLINITDAGDVESALEIALSRPESLMAEIEAYCQLIHPYTDGCSSLRVFDAANEMVSIGYQGLKPKPYNWLRQYKMRKKLGYWKF
- a CDS encoding glycosyltransferase family 2 protein, whose amino-acid sequence is MRRHSLSAIVITKNEADRIEGCLRSIAEIADEIIVLDSGSTDETVEICQRYTDDVTITDWPGFGKQKQRALDKARCDWVLSIDADEALDSDMQQALVTMLDQEDIEHTAYRLPWGVTLYGKTLKYGRSARSVLRLFKREGAKFTLDEVHETVVPVSGSKGELKGLLLHYTHRDYGHGLDKAAQYAWLGSQKYHRKGKKSHGLVLALLRAIWTFFLIYVIRRGFLDGSVGFIVAMTYAQVNFNKYVGLWLLENKR
- the waaA gene encoding lipid IV(A) 3-deoxy-D-manno-octulosonic acid transferase; its protein translation is MIIRTLYNLLLVLASPFLLFGLYKKKEGKPSFGSRWKEHFGFTPPLTAKADQSPIWIHAVSVGESIAAIPVIKALKLQYPNTPIVITTTTSTGAEQVSKLGGLVEHRYMPLDFAWCVRGFLKNIQPSALLIMETELWPNTLATVHKNKIPIMVMNARLSARSAARYQQFQSVFNLLAKHLDHVLCLHSDDAERFKQLGLPAKRISVTGSIKYDIEIADTIVQQANTLRETIGMQRPVWVAASTHKGEDEHVLAAFQSVLNTKPDSLLILVPRHPERFNDVEQLCIQAGFECVRRTQTQPIIASTQVYLADTMGEMLVMLGAADITFMGGSLIGNAVGGHNLLEPAALSKPAITGPSYYNFTDITEQLRQAEAVWVCEDSQMLAQQLIQLFDHPEQKAAMGKAALTVVKQNQGAVNKTVSAIVDQLSGSS
- a CDS encoding glycosyltransferase family 4 protein, with translation MKILIASSYKHAWNSVRPEAEMFIEMVKQGHQVTVVTQGDADYVTRFRDHGVKVIDCYPTKKICLKTIKTIHHELKDGDYDICYGFNSKTIPNAAFACIGTRAKMVTYRGTTGGLYRHDPSAYLTHLHPKVSGIVCVSNAVRDDVRKRVWQHKENVTTIYKGHQLDWYKVEPTKREDFGLSEDTIVAVCAAHVRPSKGISVLIEATHHINNPNFHLLLVGSGFEPHLDQIKQSPMSSRIHVVGHRQDVPSIMAMADFQVQPSISGEGLPRTIIEAMANGTTSVVTTTGGSPELVDDSVSGYVVPTGNAAAFAEAMNKLINDKDKIYKFSLEAQKRLDNKFNATNTVSEHIVFFKKLLN
- a CDS encoding 3-deoxy-D-manno-octulosonic acid kinase, with the protein product MEELCFDNQRIWFDPNLLQEDPKACFDASFWQQQGKVIGSAQGRGTTWFVQGETLPMALRHYRRGGLFGKLIEDAYVFTGWEKTRCAEEVALLSTLAVGGVNVPRPVAARATRHGLVYRADLLVEKIDSAKDLVDLLQQAMLPDHVWYAIGRTVRKMHDLQVCHTDLNAHNILVDSRELVWLIDFDKCYTQEGEAWKAKNLSRLHRSFVKEQGKRNIHFSATSWQVLCQGYELPDN
- a CDS encoding O-antigen ligase family protein, yielding MNKENIFKLLMLLPYIWLSTGLLVLRNSDKTMIVMMVIAIAATLFHRGLAPIKENLKKDKTLWVLLAITGYALFAYFYHGGSSREIRALIGASLFLICFPRELLTQRILLGLTLLASSLCLAYACYYNLYLNIGRSRWPINAIPFATMCATFGIVAIAQLSRTASLSVKLQAALALTLSLTAIILTETRGIWLGFTITAAIILLLKVKNKGINWKYATIGLAAFLCIGFIAKPQLEQRIEQTQTEIKSIASGNLGTSIGLRFQMWKLAPDMLKDNYILGLGDKHALRFDKLYNQDFVSKKLFNFQPAHYHNQYLDKLIKSGMFGLLLFLVLLIVPIIQSKTLVIERKHQLIGISSLFAIAALTDVPLNHGQTLLTYLLLVCGLANHHKTSKKNNC
- a CDS encoding glycosyltransferase, which encodes MSKNILFVVHDLKGGGIQKITVDTARYHASIGNKVKILTFKKGQDFTFDFECELEVLPLISIYLMMPWMVIYKILYKLVLRYLFPRSEFIWAGKLYAIAFKRFLKKENNTYDAIFVNGARSMHRLHSCKQENIVFSLHLPYVLSKVERSFYTDFLFKTLFSDKKIFAVSDFIKKPIELRAKELHVSNLKLETIYNPCDKNSLQKLAQKDLDFKPEFIVAVGRLCSQKRFDILIKAYDKSRIDCDLVIVGGGSDSHKNMLEKLIKDLNLEGKVHLVGFDKNPFKWMKRSRFFILSSDIEGFVLVVNEALACGAPVIATDCGPVTEILTGKLSEGIVPKGDIGALAEKIKEFNVSPIYPTAGVVSKLSFKDIINKQLSLI
- a CDS encoding polysaccharide pyruvyl transferase family protein encodes the protein MKIEYCRSKSLNFGDDLNLWLWPKLMGDIFDDEDDNVYFVGIGTILTKKRIEQQLKHAKKIIIFSSGAWGDSIPELDERCCVYGVRGPRTAKKLGLDDDLIVGDGAYLLREVELPAVAKKYEVGFIPHHRSEDYVDWQEICKAAHVKFISAKQPVDTFLDELRSCNKIVTEAMHGAIVADAMRVPWVAAKFSPLFNEEKWYDFAESMKIELNIHSLPFYTQHKMRVGKLIENGIKIVLSGLLKNEKWQSLLFLNKNASEHELAILSDNVSFIAKNVEGILSLDEIVSTTSLKQLNVIKKIIDDNK
- a CDS encoding glycosyltransferase family 25 protein: MYDIYIINLLSSPERKENIANQLNAINVPFTFFPAIDGRKEAHPLFKKYDDQCSQLYRGRSLNKGQLGCYASHYLLWEKCAEKGEPIIVLEDDAIISPIEFKAFCTSATSLNSQFKFIRLHKHQRKRFSSKKATEIDKLEIHRFSKGHMGTIGYFLTPSGAKKLLEHSQHWFLPVDIFMDRFWITKIDSYGTIPPCLSHDDSYESNIGYVEYEKRAKRHLYTKIRREGFNLSEAIKRTIHNAIFNLTKKRK